The genomic region GCTTACCTGAACGCCTTCCTCGACGAGAGCCGGTCGGCGATCAGGGCCCGGAAGGCGCAGCGCGACACGACCCGGATCGACACGGCTCAGCGGGTCTTCCTGCGCGAGGGAAACCTCGGGCTGGAGAAGCCGCTGGTGTGGCAGGTGTACGGCGAGGCCTTCCGGATCCCGTAGGAACGGCCTCGCACTCCCGCTGCTCAGCCGCGGTCGGTCCGGCCTCTGCGCAGCCGGTACCGCTCCTTCTCGGAGAGCCCTCCCCAGACGCCGAAGCGCTCGTCGTGGGCGAGTGCGTACTCCAGGCAGGCCACCCGGCCCTCGCAGGCGTTGCACAGCTGCTTGGCCTCGCGGGTGGAGCTTCCCGGTGCCGGGAAGAAGAACTCGGGCCCGGCCTGCGCGCACAGCGCGGTCTCCTGCCAGGCGAGCTCGTCGGACTCGGTCATGGTGTTGATCGGCATGCGCCACACGGTGCCCGGTCGCGATAAACAAGTGATCAACGAGCGTTCAACGGCAGGCCGGCCGTTGACTGCCCCGGCCCGTCTTACGCCATGGGCGCCGGCTTGATCACCGCGAACGCCGCACCCGCCGGGTCGGCGAAGGTGGCGATCCTTCCGACCTGCGGCACGTCCGTGGCCGGCATGGTGACCCGGCCGCCGAGCCGTTCCACGCCGGCGACCGTCGCGTCGGCGTCGTCCACCGCGAAGTACGGCAGCCAGTGCGGCCCCGCTTCGGCCTGGGTGGGCACCGCGTCGAGGGGCACGATCCCCCCGAAGGAGGAGTCGGCGCTCTTGCTGCCGGCGGGCTGGATCATCGTGTAGGTGCCGCTGGGGTACGACATCTCGTCGGTCCGCCAGCCGAAGACGGTGTGGAAGAACGCGGCCGCCGCGGGGACGTCCGGGGTGTACAGCTCGGACCAGACCAGCGCACCCGGCTCCATGATCATGCCGAGGCCGGTGTTCGTCCCGGGCTGCCAGACGCCGAAGTACGCCCCGGTGCTGTCCGTGAAGCCGCCCATGCGCCCGTAGTCGAGCACGTCCATCGGAGGAAACGCGGCGGTGCCCCCGGCCTGCTCGACCGTCCGCGCGGTGGCGTCGGCGTCGGGGGTCTGGAAGTACACCGACCAGGCGGGCTTCCCCTGGTCCTCCGGCACGGTCATCACACCGGCGACGGTCCTGCCCCGCAGCTGGTACATCCCGTAGCCACCGGTCTCGGGGCCGCCGGCCACCATGTCCCAGCCGAAGAGGCCGTTGTAGAAGGCGGTGGCCGCGGCGAGGTCGGGGGTCCCGAGGTCGATCCAGTTGGGGGCGCCGGTTACGAAGGCCGGGTCGAGCATGCTGTGCTCCTCGGGCGGAATCCGTGTCTCACGCGTTCCTCACGCCAGACGTCCTGACCCTTCCGAGTCTTGCACCGGGCACCGACAACCGCAGCCCCGGCGGGCCGGCCGGGGCCGCCCGCCTCAGCGCGTGACACCCAGCGCCGGAGGCACCGTTTCCGCGACCCGGCAAGCCGCCCGGTGAGCGCGGTGCCGCCCCTCGCCCGTGGCACGATGGGAGGCGCCCGGGGGAGGCACGGCGACCGGTCACGGAGGCGCCACGGGGACAGAAGGACGTACATGACGGGAAGATCGCCGGCGGGCCGGACACCTACGGGCAGAGCCGCGCGTGAGCTGCTCGACGACGCCCAGGCGCTCGTCGGGGGTGCCGTCGCGGTGCTGGACGATCACCGCGGCGCCGTCGAGGCCGCGCATGCCGCGCTCACCCCCCTGCTGGACTCCCTCGTCGCCCTCGAACTGGCCGCCATCCCCGCCTCCCGGCTGGGGGACGTCACGGAGGGCCGGCTGCGGCTCGGCGCGCTGGAACAAGCCGGGTACCGGACGGTCGGCCGCGTCCACGGAGCGGGACGGTACGAGCTGCGCCAGATCCCCGGTGTCGGCGCCCGGACGGCCGACCAGGCGCTGGCCGCCGCGCGGCAGATCGCGCACGCGGTCCGGGACACCGTCGCCGTACGGATAGACGTGGACGCGTCGGACGCGGCGACGAACCGGCTGCTCATCGCCCTGCACCGGCTGGTGGAGGGCGGCCCCGACGTGCGCCGGGCGGTCGAAGCCGCCCGCCGCCTGACCGCGGAGCTGGAGCCGCTGCTCGTGGCAGCGGCGCCGGCGCGGAGCCGTCTGCGGATGCTCTTCTCGGGGCGGGCCGCCGGCGCCCGGGTTCCGGCCGCCGTCGCCTCCGTACAGGCGGTGGTCCGGGACGCGGACGCACGCGGACTCCGGACTCTGTTCGGGCAGGTCTCCGTCGACCTGCTGCGCGGCCCCGCGTCGGAGGCGGAGGCCTGGGTCGATTTCGAGCTGCGCTCGGCCGAGTACTACAGCCTGCTCGCCGAACTCTCCGGCAGCGGACCGGACCGGGACGCGGCCGAGGGGTTCCTGCCCACCGGGATCGCGGACCGGGTCCGCGGGCTGCGGCTCGACGACACCTGCCTGCGGGTCTCGTTGCGCGGTTACCAGTCCTTCGGGGCGCGCTTCGCACTGGCCCAGAAGCGGGTGATCCTGGGCGACGAGATGGGGCTCGGCAAGACCGTGCAGGCCATCGCCGCGCTGGCGCACCTCGCGGCCGGGGGCGAGAAGCACTTCCTGGTGGTGTGCCCGGCGAGCGTCCTGATCAACTGGCGGCGGGAGATCACCGCTCGCTCGACCCTGCGGACGGTGCCGGTGCACGGCCCCGAGCGGCAGGGGGCGTTCGGCGAGTGGTGTGAGCGGGGCGGGGTCGCCCTGACCACCTTCGACGCGCTGTACACGCTGCCGGAAGGCCCGGAGTCCGGGGTCAGGCCGGGCATGGTGGTGGTGGACGAGGCCCACTTCGTGAAGAACCCCGGGACCCGGCGCTCGCGGGCCGTGGGCGGCTGGACCCGGCACACCGAGAGGGTGCTGTTCCTGACCGGCACCCCGATGGAGAACCGCGTCGAGGAGTTCCGGAGCCTGGTGCGGCAGCTGCGGCCCGAACTGGCACCGCTCGTCACCTCCACACACGG from Streptomyces sp. QL37 harbors:
- a CDS encoding DEAD/DEAH box helicase, producing the protein MTGRSPAGRTPTGRAARELLDDAQALVGGAVAVLDDHRGAVEAAHAALTPLLDSLVALELAAIPASRLGDVTEGRLRLGALEQAGYRTVGRVHGAGRYELRQIPGVGARTADQALAAARQIAHAVRDTVAVRIDVDASDAATNRLLIALHRLVEGGPDVRRAVEAARRLTAELEPLLVAAAPARSRLRMLFSGRAAGARVPAAVASVQAVVRDADARGLRTLFGQVSVDLLRGPASEAEAWVDFELRSAEYYSLLAELSGSGPDRDAAEGFLPTGIADRVRGLRLDDTCLRVSLRGYQSFGARFALAQKRVILGDEMGLGKTVQAIAALAHLAAGGEKHFLVVCPASVLINWRREITARSTLRTVPVHGPERQGAFGEWCERGGVALTTFDALYTLPEGPESGVRPGMVVVDEAHFVKNPGTRRSRAVGGWTRHTERVLFLTGTPMENRVEEFRSLVRQLRPELAPLVTSTHGVAGSHAFRRAVAPAYLRRNQDDVLGELPALVQADEWEEFSPADLEAYREAVGSGHFMRMRRAAYARPETSAKLNRLRELVAEAEANGLKVVVFSYFREVLRTVREALGDGVFGPVSGSLPAARRQELVDRFGAVDGHAVLLSQIQAGGVGLNIQTASVVILCEPQIKPTMEHQAVARAHRMGQIRTVRVHRLLAADSVDQRMLDILGRKDRLFDAYARRSDLAEATPDAVDVSEGALARRIVEEEQQRMAAGA
- a CDS encoding WhiB family transcriptional regulator, which translates into the protein MPINTMTESDELAWQETALCAQAGPEFFFPAPGSSTREAKQLCNACEGRVACLEYALAHDERFGVWGGLSEKERYRLRRGRTDRG
- a CDS encoding VOC family protein, with translation MLDPAFVTGAPNWIDLGTPDLAAATAFYNGLFGWDMVAGGPETGGYGMYQLRGRTVAGVMTVPEDQGKPAWSVYFQTPDADATARTVEQAGGTAAFPPMDVLDYGRMGGFTDSTGAYFGVWQPGTNTGLGMIMEPGALVWSELYTPDVPAAAAFFHTVFGWRTDEMSYPSGTYTMIQPAGSKSADSSFGGIVPLDAVPTQAEAGPHWLPYFAVDDADATVAGVERLGGRVTMPATDVPQVGRIATFADPAGAAFAVIKPAPMA